The DNA window TAATGGTGGAAAGTGGCGCCGGCGCCCGGGAGGTGCTCGGTCTTTTGATCAGCCATGTCAGAGCACTCCGATCAGATAGACTTCGGTGAAGACGACGATCCAGATCACGTCGAGGAAGTGCCAGAACAGGCCGAGGAGGCCCAGGCGGCGTTGCACCGTTGCTGTGAGGCCTTGGCGGGTGAGCTGGAAGGCCATGATGATCATCCAGAGGAGGCCGGTGGCAACGTGCAGGCCATGGGTACCCACAAGCGTGAAATAGGCCGACAGGAAGGCGCTGCGGCTGGGGCCTGCCCCTTCTGCGATCAGGTGGTGGAACTCGTAGATTTCCATGACGATGAACACGGCGCCGATGGCGAAGGTCACCGCCATCCACACAAGGGTTGCCCGCTTGCGGTTATCTTGAGCGGCGAGCGTGACGAAGCCGAAGGTAACCGAGCTCAAGAGCAGGACGCCGGTTTCGGCTAGCACATAGCCGAGGTCGAACAGTTCCTGGCCGGTCGGCCCGCCGGCGTAGCTGCGGCCGACCACGGCGAAGACCGCGAACAAGGCTGCGAACAGCACGACGTCGCTCATCAGGTAGAGCCAGAAGCCGAAGACGGTTTTCTCGGTCAGCTCGGCGTCGTGCGTGGAAGCGGCCGGGTGTTGCGTGGCGTGAAGCGAGTGAGCTTCGGGAAGGTCGAGAATGGTCATGGCTGGCTGGCTCCTTCCATGCGGCGCATCTCGATATCCTTCACCTCGGCGGCCGGGATGATGAAGGCGATCTCGTCCTGGAACAGGCGGTAGATAAGCGCTGCCAACATGGCGAGCGCGCCGGCGGCGACCATCCACCAGATATGCCAGACGAGGCCGAAGCCGAGGCCGATGCTGAAGATACCCATCAGGAAACCGGCCGCTGTGTTTTTCGGCATGTGGATGTCGTCATAGGGCGTCGACCGCACGAACATACCGCCGCCGTCCGCCTTCATATTGGCCCAGGCGTCGATCTCGGTGACGCGCGGCGTTTCGGCGAAATTGTAGATCGGCGGTGGTGACGACGTGGACCATTCGAGCGTGCGTCCGTTCCAGGGATCGCCTGTGAGGTCGCGCAGTTCGTCGCGCTTCCAAATGCTGTAGGCGATCTGCAAGATGTTGAAGACGATGCCGAGCGCGATGATGGCCGCGCCACCGGCGGCGACCAGCAGCCAGGGGTGCCAATCGGGATTGTCATAGTGGTTGAGCCGCCGCGTCATGCCCATGAAGCCGAGCACGTAAAGCGGCATGAACGCCACATAGAAACCGACGATCCAGCACCAGAAGGCGGCCTTGCCGAGCGGCTCGTGCAGGCGGATGCCGGTGGCCTTTGGGAACCAGTAGGTGATGCCGGCGAACATGCCGAATACCACGCCGCCGATGATGGTGTTGTGGAAGTGGGCGACCAGGAACAGGGAGTTGTGCAGCACGAAATCGGCGCCCGGCATGGCCAGCAGCACGCCGGTCATGCCGCCAATGGTGAAGGTGATCATGAAGCCGATGGTCCACAGCATGGGCACCGAAAAGCGCACCCGGCCCCGGAAC is part of the Pleomorphomonas sp. PLEO genome and encodes:
- the cyoC gene encoding cytochrome o ubiquinol oxidase subunit III codes for the protein MTILDLPEAHSLHATQHPAASTHDAELTEKTVFGFWLYLMSDVVLFAALFAVFAVVGRSYAGGPTGQELFDLGYVLAETGVLLLSSVTFGFVTLAAQDNRKRATLVWMAVTFAIGAVFIVMEIYEFHHLIAEGAGPSRSAFLSAYFTLVGTHGLHVATGLLWMIIMAFQLTRQGLTATVQRRLGLLGLFWHFLDVIWIVVFTEVYLIGVL